GGAGCAAAGCGAGCGCGACCGTAGCGGCAATGCTCCGAAGTAGGTCGTTGGCACTTCGCGCATTCCCTTTTAGAATCTTTCCTCTTCTTTGGGGTACCATAAACAGCGTCTGTATTTCGATTCTTCCGGGAGGCTTGTATGAGTCCCATTCAAATCGCCCTGCTGGTGCTTGCCATTGCCGGCGTGTGGGCCATCGTTGAGCTCGCGCTTACCCTGCGCAAGACCCGCAACGTTGTCGATTCGCTCGATAAGACCGTGAACGACCTCAACAACACCATCGCCGAGGCGCAGCCGGTGGTGGCAAAACTCGACGGTGCTGTCGACGAGCTTACGCCGGCACTTGCCCAGATGGAGCCGCTGCTTAAGTCGAGCAAGACCGCCGTCGACGCCCTTACCTCCAATCTCGTAGAAGTTGAGGCCGTGGTTCGCGACATTTCCGAGGTTACGGGCAGCATGGCCGAGGCCAGCAATGCTGTGTCGAGCGTAACTGATTCCGCGGCAGGTGCCGTGCAGAAACTCATTAACAAGGTGAAGGCTCCCGCGGCCGACGCCGAGCGCAAGCTTTCCTCTGCCGCCGAAGCCGAGCAGCCGACCGAGCGCGTCTTGATTGGCGAAGCCGGGGACGAGGCCGCCGCGGGCGACGATGATTGCCATAAGCATGTTGGCAAGCCGGCTCAGTATTACACCTATATGCCCGCCGAGACCTCTGAGGAGTCCTGCGATGAGTAGCGAAGCAACCTGCCCCATCACGCTGACCGTTGCCGGCGACCCGCGTCTCGCTCGCCTTGTGCGCATGACTGCCGCCAACGTTGGTGCCCTGTGCTCTATGTCTGTCGATCGCATCGAGGACATCCGCATGGCTGCCGAGGAGGCTTTCATCTTTGGTTGTACCGCGGTCGACTGCGATGACATCACCATCAAATTCGATGTCGACGAGTCTCACGTTGGCATGACCTTTACCTTTGGCGATCAGGCCTCTGTCGACGAGGATGACCAGGCTGCCGTGTATGCCGAGCTCATTTTGGCGAGCGTGTGCGATTCCTACGAAAAGACTTCGGCGCCCCTGACGCTTTCCCTCGACCTCAAGGCGGATATCTAATATGACCGAACGTTCCCGGAGCGGTAAGACCGCTTGGGACAAGGAGAAAACCCGCGAGCTGTTTCGTCGCTATAAAGAGACCGGTGATCCGGACGCTCGCGAGCAGCTCGTCATGTCCCATATGAACCTGGTAAGGTTTCTTGCCAACAAATTTAAGAACCGCGGCGAGCCGCTCGACGACCTGATGCAGGTTGGTTATCTGGGCCTGCTCAAGGCGATTGATCGTTTTGACCCCGAGCGCGGTCTCGAGTTCACCACGTTTGCCACGCCCACCATTCTGGGCGAGATCAAGCGTCATTTCCGCGATAAGGGCTGGAGCGTGCGCGTTCCGCGCCGTCTGCAGGAGCTCTCGGCCAAGGTCAACCAGGCTACCGATAAGCTCACCAACGAGCTTCAGCGTTCGCCCAAGGTTGAGGAGATCGCTGAGTATCTAGATGTGACTGTCGATGAGGTCCTCGAGGCTATGGAATCGTCTTCGGCCTATACCTCGGTGCCCATCGAGGCTCCTGGTGCGTCCGATTCCGACGATGCCCCCTCGATTCTCGACCGTTATGCCGACGACGACAACGAGCTCGACTTTACCGATGACCGCCTGGTGATCGAGGAAGCAATCCGTGATTTCTCGCCGCGCGAGCGCGAGGTGATCGAGCTGCGCTTTGTGAAGGGCATGACCCAGATCGAGATCGCCAAGAAGCTGGGTATTTCTCAGGTGCAGGTTTCGCGTCTGCTGCGCCGCACGCTTAAGAAGATTCAGGACAAGATCGACCCCGACGGAGTGATGATTCGTTCATGAGTGAGCACCCCCTACAAACCGATCGCGTGCTGCGCGACACCCGCATTCTGACGCTGCGCATTTGGGCTGTTGTCGGCTGCATTGTCATCGCCGCCGTCATCTTTAACCTTATGGGCATCCTGGCACCGGTTATCGAGTTTCTTGCCGTCGGCTCCATCATTGCTTTTGTGATGTCCCCGATCACCAATTGGCTCGAGCATCATGGCGTCGGCCGTGGCATCGGTTCGCTTATTGCCCTTATCGTGGTTGTAGCGGTGCTCGTTGGTGTCGTCTGCATCCTGTCGCCTATTTTGCTTGGTCAGATTATGGAAGTCCTTAGCCGTCTGCCCGAGCAGCTTCGTGTTGCGGGTGGCGATCTCAATGAGATGATCTCGCATGCCAAGACGCTCAATAACACGCCGCTCAAGGAGTATTTGGACGATAATCTTTCGTCGCTGGTTACCGTGGCATCGAAGTATGTGTCTCAGATTGCTGCCGAGCTTGGCCGCGGTGTGTTCCCGCTCATCACCAATACGGCCTCGCAGTTGTTCGTGATCTTCCTTGGTCTGGTGCTTGCGTACTGGATGGCCTGCGACTACCCTCGCATGCACCACGAGATTTGCACCATCATCGGTCAGGAGAAGGAGACCTCGTACCGCTTTATGGTTGCCATCCTTTCTCGCTCTGTCGGCGGCTACATGCGCGGTATGGTCGTGACGTCCATCTGCGGTGGTTTCCTCGCCTTTATCGGTTTTATGATCATCGGCCATCCGTATGCGGCGCTCATGGCTATCTTTACCGGCATCATGCATTTGGTTCCGGTCGTCCGCCCTTGGGTGAGCGCGGCAATCGCCACGATACTCGGTTTCATGTTCAGCCCCATGTTGGCGTTATGGACACTCATCGTGACGATGGTCGCGCAAAACGTTACCGATAACGTGATTTCGCCTAAGGTCATGCAGAGCTCGGTGCAGGTGCATCCCATCATGAGCCTCACGGCGCTCGTTATTGGTTCGGCACTCATGGGCCCCATCGGCATGATTATTGCCATTCCGCTGTGCGCTGCCCTCAAGGGTATCTTCGTGTACTACTTCGAGAATGAGACCGGCCGACAGCTTGTGGCCTATGACGGCGCCGTGTTTAAGGGCACGCCGTACCGCGATGCCGATGGCAACCCGGTCGCCGCCTACGACGCGCTCGGCGACGACACCTTCATCTACGAGTCCGAGCTCATCGGCAACGAGACTGCGCCCGAGGCCAAGGCCATGCCCAAGCCCGAGCTCGATAATCCCTGGATTAAGCTCTCTGGTCTGCAGCCCGATGCCACGGGCTTCTTCAAGAACCCTTTTGCCAAGGACGATGACTCCAACACGGACGACGATACCAAAACCGGCATCGACGGCTCCATGGACGACTCGGATTCTAAATAGGTCCTATTAACGTTTCTTGAAGTTGTAAATGACAAGAAACGCGAGCAAAGCGATTGATAAGGGGCCGGCAACATAGAAAAAGAGAATGTCAATTGCGCGTACAGTGTAATAAGCCTTATCGCCGGACATTACTGCATACAACACGTAGCCAAATGCTGGTTGGTTTGCGTACCAGCAGGTGAAAGCCAAAAGCGTTAAAAGTGCCGCTAACAGAAGTGCATTGAGGAAAAATCGTTTGCTTTTCATCGATCGCTCCTTCCGGGTGACTCTTATATTTAATTCTACAGCAGCCCTTTTTCAAAGGATCGTACAGTACTAAATAACGTGCACTTTCGCTGGAGGGTCGCTGTTTGGCGGCCCTCTTTTTTGCATGGGCGCGGTGGGATGGTAATATCGTTACGTTTGAACTGTTTCGATGTGAAACCGAGGAGATTCCCTCTATGAGTGCTGACTACCCGTCAATGACTACGGCCGAGATCCGCTCCAAGTTCCTCAACTTCTTTGAGGAGCGCGGTCTTAAGCTCTATCCTTCTTCGTCACTCGTCCCCGACGACCCTTCGCTGCTGCTTGCCAACGCCGGCATGAACCAGTTTAAGGAGTATTACCAGGGCAAGAAGACCATGAAGGAGATCGGCGCGATCTCCTGCCAGAAGTGCGTCCGCACCAACGACATCGACTGCATCGGCGAGGACGGTCGTCACCTGTCCTTCTTCGAGATGCTCGGCGACTTCTCCTTTGGTGGCGTCTCCAAGCAGCAGGCCTGCGCTTGGGCCTTTGAGCTCATCACCAAGGAGTTCAAGCTGCCGCTCGATCGCCTGTACTTTACCGTCTTTACCGAGGACGACGAGACCCACGACGTGTGGCGCTCCCTGGGCGTTGCCGAGGACCATATCTCCCGCTTGGGCGAGGACGACAACTTCTGGGCCGCTGGCCCCACCGGTCCCTGCGGTCCGTGCTCCGAGATCTACTTTGACATGGGCGAGGAGGTCGGCTGCGGCAGCCCCGACTGCAAGCCCGGCTGCGACTGCGACCGCTTCCTGGAGTTCTGGAATCTCGTCTTTACCCAGTACGACCGCCAGGAGGACGGCTCCATGCCGGAGCTGCCGCACCGCAACCTCGATACGGGCATGGGTCTGGAGCGCATGGCCGCTATCATGCAGCACAAGACCGCTAATTACGACGGCGATCTGATGCAGCACCTCATCAAGCTTGGCGAGAAGATCAGCGGCAAGACCTATGACGCCGACGATTACTCCGGCGCCAGCCGCTCGTTGCGCATCATCGCCGACCACTCCCGTGCCGTCGACTTTATGATCTCTGACGGCATTCTGCCCGGCAATGAGGGCCGCGAGTACGTCCTTCGTCGCCTGCTCCGCCGCGCCGTTTTCCACGGCCGTTTGCTGGGCATCGAGGGCGCCTTCCTGACCAAGTTCATCGACGAGGTCAACGCCCAGATGGGCGAGGCCTATCCCGAGCTGCTCAAGAACGTCGCACTCGTCAAGGGTATCGTCGCTTCCGAGGAGGAGCGCTTCTCCACGACACTCGATAACGGTCGCGTTTACCTGGACGAGGCCCTGGCCGCGCTTGCCGATGGTGCTGTCCTTCCGGGCGACGTTGCCTTTAAGCTGCACGACACCTTTGGTTTCCCTATCGACCTGACCGTCGAGATCGCCGGCGCCGCTGGCCACGACGTCGACATGGACGGCTTCACCGCCTGCATGGAGGACCAGAAGGCCCGCGCTCGCGCCAACGCCAAGGGCGACGCCTGGGGCAGCTTCAACGACGTGTGGGTCGAGCTTTCCGACAAGGTCTCCGCGACTGAATTCGACGGTTATGACAACGATGTGATCGAGGGCGCCAAGGTTGTCGCCATCGTGCGCAACGGCGAGTCCGTCGAGTCCGCCGCCGCGGGCGAGGATGTCGAGGTTGTTCTCGACCGCACCCCGTTCTATGCCGAGATGGGTGGACAGCAGGGCGATGCCGGCGAGCTTTCCGCCGAGGGCGTTGCGCTGACCGTTTCCGATACCAAGAACCACAACGGCCTGTATGCCCACGTCGCGCAGGTCGCCGAGGGCACGCTGACCGTTGGTGCCACCGTGACCGCCGCGCTCGACGCCGAGCGCCGTGGCTTCCTGCGTCGCAACCACACCGCCACGCACCTGCTCGACGCCGCGCTTAAGCAGGTCCTGGGCGAGCATGTCTCCCAGGCTGGCTCGTTGGTGACGCCCGAGCACCTGCGCTTTGACTTCACGCACTTCGAGGCCCTGTCCTCCGAGCAGCTCAAGGCTGTCGAGGGCCTGGTCAACCAGCAGATCTTCGCTTCCAAGCCGGTCGTGACCCGCGTCATGGGCATCGACGAGGCCAAGGCCGCCGGTGCTGTCGCCCTCTTCGGCGAGAAGTATGGCGACGTCGTCCGCGTTGTCTCCGTGGGCGCCGAGGACCAGCCGTTCTCCCGTGAGCTCTGCGGTGGCACCCATGCCGCTAACACCGCCGAGATCGGCCTGTTCAAGATCATCTCCGAGTCCTCTACGGGCTCCAACGTCCGCCGTATTGAGGCCGT
The DNA window shown above is from Collinsella aerofaciens and carries:
- a CDS encoding RNA polymerase sigma factor SigF; the encoded protein is MTERSRSGKTAWDKEKTRELFRRYKETGDPDAREQLVMSHMNLVRFLANKFKNRGEPLDDLMQVGYLGLLKAIDRFDPERGLEFTTFATPTILGEIKRHFRDKGWSVRVPRRLQELSAKVNQATDKLTNELQRSPKVEEIAEYLDVTVDEVLEAMESSSAYTSVPIEAPGASDSDDAPSILDRYADDDNELDFTDDRLVIEEAIRDFSPREREVIELRFVKGMTQIEIAKKLGISQVQVSRLLRRTLKKIQDKIDPDGVMIRS
- a CDS encoding AI-2E family transporter, coding for MSEHPLQTDRVLRDTRILTLRIWAVVGCIVIAAVIFNLMGILAPVIEFLAVGSIIAFVMSPITNWLEHHGVGRGIGSLIALIVVVAVLVGVVCILSPILLGQIMEVLSRLPEQLRVAGGDLNEMISHAKTLNNTPLKEYLDDNLSSLVTVASKYVSQIAAELGRGVFPLITNTASQLFVIFLGLVLAYWMACDYPRMHHEICTIIGQEKETSYRFMVAILSRSVGGYMRGMVVTSICGGFLAFIGFMIIGHPYAALMAIFTGIMHLVPVVRPWVSAAIATILGFMFSPMLALWTLIVTMVAQNVTDNVISPKVMQSSVQVHPIMSLTALVIGSALMGPIGMIIAIPLCAALKGIFVYYFENETGRQLVAYDGAVFKGTPYRDADGNPVAAYDALGDDTFIYESELIGNETAPEAKAMPKPELDNPWIKLSGLQPDATGFFKNPFAKDDDSNTDDDTKTGIDGSMDDSDSK
- the alaS gene encoding alanine--tRNA ligase, whose translation is MSADYPSMTTAEIRSKFLNFFEERGLKLYPSSSLVPDDPSLLLANAGMNQFKEYYQGKKTMKEIGAISCQKCVRTNDIDCIGEDGRHLSFFEMLGDFSFGGVSKQQACAWAFELITKEFKLPLDRLYFTVFTEDDETHDVWRSLGVAEDHISRLGEDDNFWAAGPTGPCGPCSEIYFDMGEEVGCGSPDCKPGCDCDRFLEFWNLVFTQYDRQEDGSMPELPHRNLDTGMGLERMAAIMQHKTANYDGDLMQHLIKLGEKISGKTYDADDYSGASRSLRIIADHSRAVDFMISDGILPGNEGREYVLRRLLRRAVFHGRLLGIEGAFLTKFIDEVNAQMGEAYPELLKNVALVKGIVASEEERFSTTLDNGRVYLDEALAALADGAVLPGDVAFKLHDTFGFPIDLTVEIAGAAGHDVDMDGFTACMEDQKARARANAKGDAWGSFNDVWVELSDKVSATEFDGYDNDVIEGAKVVAIVRNGESVESAAAGEDVEVVLDRTPFYAEMGGQQGDAGELSAEGVALTVSDTKNHNGLYAHVAQVAEGTLTVGATVTAALDAERRGFLRRNHTATHLLDAALKQVLGEHVSQAGSLVTPEHLRFDFTHFEALSSEQLKAVEGLVNQQIFASKPVVTRVMGIDEAKAAGAVALFGEKYGDVVRVVSVGAEDQPFSRELCGGTHAANTAEIGLFKIISESSTGSNVRRIEAVTSKGALDYMADRLALVDAAAAALKCRVDEVPARVENLQAELRETSNKLKKALTGGSSDAISSAIEGAVELDGYKLVVAELQGLEAADLRNVWDTVHQKVAGPVACVVASVTEKGTPALLAAGSDDAVKAGFHAGNVIKQIAGLVDGRGGGRPNMAQAGGKNAAGIADALAAAKTALGA
- a CDS encoding ATP-binding protein, translated to MSSEATCPITLTVAGDPRLARLVRMTAANVGALCSMSVDRIEDIRMAAEEAFIFGCTAVDCDDITIKFDVDESHVGMTFTFGDQASVDEDDQAAVYAELILASVCDSYEKTSAPLTLSLDLKADI